Sequence from the Amycolatopsis sp. NBC_00345 genome:
GCGACCAGGCGCATTCCGCGTGCCACGGCGATTCCGGCGGCCCGGCCGTCGTCGGATCCACGGGCAACTGGACGCTGGTCGGCGAGACCCACGGCCCCGGTGACAACCAGGGCGAATGCGCGACCAGCACCCTCTACACCGGGATCGCCCAGCACTTGGCGTGGATCAACCAGCAGATCGGCGGCTGAACCGGCAGGGCCGCACCGAGTTCCGGGCCTACGCGTCTTCCAAGCTCTGCAACCTGCTCACCGCTGGTCCGCGGGAAACTGAAATGGCCCGATCCGTCCCGGCTGGCCCAGAGCGACGACGCGATGACCAGCCTGTGGCAGGCGAGTGCCTCGCTCGTGGGTATGAACCCTGCGCCCGGCTGACGGATCAGCCAGGGCCTTCCAAAGCGAGCAGCACAGTACGGAGATCGTCGTTGAGCCGGCGCTGCGCCGAGGAGTCCAGAGAGGACAGCAACGCCTGCTCGGTCTCGCTCTTGACGCCGAAGACCTCCAGCGCCCGCTTCTCCCCCGACGGGGTCAGCGTGACCAGGACCGAGCGGCGGTCCTCCGGGTCGAAGTCCCGGACGACCCAGCCGTTGCGCTCCAGCTTGCTGACCCGGTTGGTGACCGCGCCCGAGGTGAGTTGCAGTTGCGCCATGAGCGCTCCCGCGCTGAGCCGGTGTTCGGGTTCGGTGCGGATGAGGCATGCGAGGAGCTCCAGCTCCCACAGCTCGATGCCGTGCGGCGCGAGTTCGCGTTTGATCTCGGTTTCCAGCCGGTGGGCCAGCCGGCGCACCCGGTAAGCGAGTGCCTTGGCCTGGGTGACGTCCGGATCGTTCCGGCCCGCGATGACCTCGATCATCCCGTCCACATAGTCCTGTTGTCCCGGGCTCGCCGCCATCGTCCCATCCTAACCGTGAACGCCGGGAATCTTGGCGTTCACCACTGCTCGGCGCCGGCTTCGATTACCCGGCACCGAGCCTGGCCGGTGCGGGACTGGCGCTGATCGGGCTCGTTCTCGCGTGGGTGCCGAGCCGCTGGAGCGTGTTGATGCGCAGCTGCACCGGGGGGATGACCAGCCCCGAGGCCAGGCCGACCGGCCCGACGCCGGCCAGGGAAGTGAGCGTGGGGGTGATGTACGAGTAAGTGGCGAACACCCCCGCGAAGCCGAAGGTCCCGACGGCGAGGGTGAGCAGCACGGCCGGCCGGGTGAAGGCCCGCAGCTCCGGGCGCACCCGGACCGGCGGGTGGCCGCGGTCGGCCGGCACCAGCACCACGATGCCCAGGACGGCGAGCAGGCCGAGCACACCGATCAGCGCGAGCGCGAGCCGCCAGCTGACCGCGTTGCCGAGCGCGGTGGCCGCGGGGACCCCGATGATGTTCGCGACGGTGAGGCCGGTGAACATCATCGAAATCGCCCGCGCCTCGCGTCCTTTGCCGACCAGCCCGGTCGCGACCACCGAGCCGACGCCGAAGAACGCGCCGTGCGGCAGGGCGGTCAGCACCCGGGCGGCCATGAGCCAGCCGTAGCCGGGGGCGGCGGCCGCGGCGAAATTGCCGACCGTGAAGATCACCATCATGGCCAGCAGCAAGCGTTTGCGGCTGAACCGGCCCGACACCGCCGTCAGCAGGGGCGCACCGATCACGACGCCGAGCGCGTACCCGGTGATCAGGTAACCGGCCTGCGAAATCGACACGTGCATTCCGTCGGCGACCGCGGGCAGCACGCCCATCATGGCGAACTCGGTCGCGCCGATGCCGAAAGCGCCGAGGGCCAGCGCGAACAGAGCGGCCGGCATCACCACGCCCCGGCGGGAACCGGGTGGTCAGGGCTGGTCCACGCGGTGATCACGTCGGAGAGCCCGGCGGCTGAAGGCGCGGCGTGCGCGATGTACCCGTCCGGTCGGATCAACGCCGCGCGCACGTCGTGCCACGCTGCGCGCCGGGGTCCGGTGGGAAGCGGCGCGGCGCGGACCTCGACGTGCGCGGCAGTGAGCCCCGCGAGCGAGCCATCCGCGGTGAAGTCGAGGAGCAGGAACCGATCCGGGCGTAACGCACGCAGGAGTGTGCCCTGCGCCAACGCCAGATCCGGCGCGCGCGTACCGATCAGCGGATGGGCGCCGTTCGGCCGCGGGTAACTCACCGCCAGTCCGGAAAGGACACCGGCCAGCTGCCGGCTGACCTCGCCGCCCTGGGCGATGAAGCCGCTGAAAAGGTCGCGCAGGGCCGCCCCGGCCGGGCTGAAGGTGTGCATCAGGGCGTCCTGCGCCTGGGTGCCTGCGACGAGCTGCGCCGCGACCGGGCGCCGCTCGGCGTCGTACCCGGCCTCCCCGTCGGTCACGTGTTTCGGCGCCCAGCCCCGCACCTCGGCGGCCAGTTTCCAGGCGAGGTTGGTGGCGTCCTGCAGCCCCACGTTGAGGCCCTGGCCACCGGCAGGCAGGTGCACGTGCGCCGCGTCGCCGGCGAGCAGGACGCGGCCGGCGCGGTACGTCGCCGCGTGCCGGCCGGCGTTGCTCGACCTGGACAGCCAGGACGGGCTGTGCGCGCCGAAGTCCCGGCCGCAGATGGCGGTGAGCGTCTCGCGCAGTTCCGCGAGGGTGAGCGGTTCGGCTTGCCGGCGCCGAACCTCCACTGAGGACAGTCCGACGTCGGCGGCCTTGACGCCGAAGACGCGCGTCGTGGTTTCCGTCAGCGGGAACACACTGGTGTGACCGGCCTGCTGCCAGTAGTGCACGGCGCGCCCGACGGGCTCCGCCAGCTGCACGTCGGCGGCGAAACCGATCTGATCCGGTGCGGTACCGGGGAAATCGATGCCGGCCGCCTTGCGCACCAGGCTGTGCGCGCCGTCCGCGCCGATCAGGAACCGCGCCGGGTGCCAAGTCTCCCCGACACGGACGCGGACCTCGTCCGCCGACTGCGCCACCTCGACCACCTCGGCGCCGTAGTGCACCGGGACGGACCTGGCGCGCAACAGGCCGGCGAGAGCCAGTTCGGTATGCCATTGCGGGATCTGCAGCACAAACGGGAACGCCGTGTCGAGGTCGCGGTAGTCGACCCGGTCCGGCAGCGTCGCGAAGTGCGTGTCCGGAACCTGCCTTCCCTCCGCCACCAGCACCTCGCTGAGCCGGCGGCCGTCGTCGCCTTCGAGCATGGTGAGCACCTCGAGCGTGCGCGGATGCATGGTCGAGCCGCGGGACTGCCGGCTGGGCCCGGTGTTGCGCTCGTACACCTCCACGCGAACGCCGGCCGCGTCCAGCAGCGCGGCGGCCATCAACCCGACAGGACCGCCGCCGACCACGATGACGTCCATCGTCCTGCTCCCTTCGTCGGTGAATTTCTCTCAACATGAAGATAATGAATGTTGGCCGATTGGGCAAGGGCTGGCCCACAAGGAGATGGGGGCGGAAATGACTACCGACCTCGCCGGCGTCCCACGAACCCGGACCCCGCGCCCTACTCCCCCGAGGAGGCCGGCGTCGGCCCGGAAGCAGTGAACAGCGCACGGACCGCGGCGTGGATCCGGGCGGCGACCGCGCCGGCGTCGGACGCGTCGAACTTGCCGTCGAGGTGCAGGAAGGCCAGGCCGTGCACCAGCGCCCACGCGGCGGTCGACAGCGCCTCCGACTCGGCGCCGGGAAACGCCCGCCCGACGATGCCGCTGACGTAATCAGAGATAACGGCTGTCGCGGCGAGGCGTTCGGCACTGCCCGGATCACAGGGCTCCACGAACATCACCCGGAACAGCGCCGGATGGTCGAGGGCGAACCGGACGTACGCGACGGCGACCGCGGCCAGATCCTCCGGCGTCGAGGGCTCGGGGTGCGCCTCGTTCAGCTTCGCGCCGAGCTCGCCGTAACCCTCCGTCGCGACCGCGGAGACCAAGGCATCCCGATCGGCGAAGTGACGATAGGGCGCCGTCGCGGAAACGCCGGCCCGCCGCGCCACCGCCCGCAGCGACAGCGCCGCGCTGCCGTCCTCTTCGAGCAACTCTCGCGCCGCGCGCAGGCAGGCGGCGCGCAGGTCGCCGTGGTGGTACCTGTCACCCGACTTGGGCATGGATCACTCTCGTTCAATGTTGACGGTGCTCACATCCCGGCCTAATGTGAGCGTTGTACACATCGTAGCCGACCCAGAGGACACCTACGGAAAGCGAAGTGCTTGTCATGCGGGGATACGTGTTGACCCGTTACGGAAAAGCGGACGCGATGGAGATGCGGGAGGTCGCCGAACCTGCCCCCGGCGCCGGCCAGGTCCTCATCCGGGTCCGCGCGGCCGGGCTGAACCCGGTCGACTACAAGGTGCGTGACGGCCGGCTGCGGCTGATGACCC
This genomic interval carries:
- a CDS encoding TetR/AcrR family transcriptional regulator, whose product is MPKSGDRYHHGDLRAACLRAARELLEEDGSAALSLRAVARRAGVSATAPYRHFADRDALVSAVATEGYGELGAKLNEAHPEPSTPEDLAAVAVAYVRFALDHPALFRVMFVEPCDPGSAERLAATAVISDYVSGIVGRAFPGAESEALSTAAWALVHGLAFLHLDGKFDASDAGAVAARIHAAVRALFTASGPTPASSGE
- a CDS encoding FAD-dependent monooxygenase — encoded protein: MDVIVVGGGPVGLMAAALLDAAGVRVEVYERNTGPSRQSRGSTMHPRTLEVLTMLEGDDGRRLSEVLVAEGRQVPDTHFATLPDRVDYRDLDTAFPFVLQIPQWHTELALAGLLRARSVPVHYGAEVVEVAQSADEVRVRVGETWHPARFLIGADGAHSLVRKAAGIDFPGTAPDQIGFAADVQLAEPVGRAVHYWQQAGHTSVFPLTETTTRVFGVKAADVGLSSVEVRRRQAEPLTLAELRETLTAICGRDFGAHSPSWLSRSSNAGRHAATYRAGRVLLAGDAAHVHLPAGGQGLNVGLQDATNLAWKLAAEVRGWAPKHVTDGEAGYDAERRPVAAQLVAGTQAQDALMHTFSPAGAALRDLFSGFIAQGGEVSRQLAGVLSGLAVSYPRPNGAHPLIGTRAPDLALAQGTLLRALRPDRFLLLDFTADGSLAGLTAAHVEVRAAPLPTGPRRAAWHDVRAALIRPDGYIAHAAPSAAGLSDVITAWTSPDHPVPAGAW
- a CDS encoding MarR family winged helix-turn-helix transcriptional regulator translates to MAASPGQQDYVDGMIEVIAGRNDPDVTQAKALAYRVRRLAHRLETEIKRELAPHGIELWELELLACLIRTEPEHRLSAGALMAQLQLTSGAVTNRVSKLERNGWVVRDFDPEDRRSVLVTLTPSGEKRALEVFGVKSETEQALLSSLDSSAQRRLNDDLRTVLLALEGPG
- a CDS encoding MFS transporter → MPAALFALALGAFGIGATEFAMMGVLPAVADGMHVSISQAGYLITGYALGVVIGAPLLTAVSGRFSRKRLLLAMMVIFTVGNFAAAAAPGYGWLMAARVLTALPHGAFFGVGSVVATGLVGKGREARAISMMFTGLTVANIIGVPAATALGNAVSWRLALALIGVLGLLAVLGIVVLVPADRGHPPVRVRPELRAFTRPAVLLTLAVGTFGFAGVFATYSYITPTLTSLAGVGPVGLASGLVIPPVQLRINTLQRLGTHARTSPISASPAPARLGAG